A stretch of DNA from Hydra vulgaris chromosome 03, alternate assembly HydraT2T_AEP:
AACTTcaattgttgaaatatttaaagagacAATTAACAAATTCATggtaaagttaaatatatactttttataccaatctattttaaaaatataaatattttcaaaatagattgtcaaaaaaaatcctaaattcgctttaaatataaaatatacttagaACAATTGTcagaatgattaaaaaaataacagcaataaactttttgttaacaattagCTGCACAATGTACATATACACATTCCAACATACATGTATAATTGATACtaaaaatgtacatatatacattcaaACATACATGTATAAATGAtactaaaaacttaaatacaaTATGCATTCATATCAATTATATAGGTGCTTAAAAGCTTTATAATAATTGATACGAAAATTGGTTTTTCAAAATAGATGAGTTTTACTCCCTTTGAAATATTGGTAGATCGAAaaggaaatttcaaaaaaagcaatatacTTATCAcgtatatttcaaatatatctgAAACcgtattattatttaaaatcaaatagtactcacaagaaataataataaagtttaaatagtaaaataaaatttacccACCATTATGATATGTCAATTCGAAAAGTCTTTCTGCTCTGCCTTGAATATACTCAACAATGCGGAAAGCTAGGGCCGCGCAAGGTggaccaatttttttaataatcgaGAACACTTATTTACCGTTTGTAAATTTGATTAACAAAACAAGTAAGGAAAGCTAATCGAGTCATTCAGTCCAGATCCCCATCgtagagttaaaaaattttgtttagatgttctgatataattttatattttagttttttaaatagttttttgtatatagtaatatatattttaatatatgggtattaatattatatagataaaaatatataaaataatataattttatgtgggtataaaacaaaaaaaggcattttatcaaaagtttcagtttttatttccaatgtttaaaagtaatttgttacataagttaaaaacaaactaatttacAAATCTAATAAcaaattttcctttttattgttactttttaaaaaagtttaaaatgtttgtaaaatgttAGTTGAATTGTTATTTCGTTTTTGATGTATACTTTGCCATAATAATGCATAATTTGTTAACAAGGAGTCATCTGTAAATTACTACTTACGTTATAATTAATGATTAAAGGAAGTTCCCCCATGAGATTGTTAAAAAGCGAACAACTGTGGAAATATTCATAAGAAAAAGTACGTACTTACAAAACTTGAAAAGGTTGTTTATCTTATgcttttttgcaacttttcatGCAAAAGTTCAGTTTGAATTCAAAAACGATAATATTACTTATACCATAATGTACTAATTATTCAGTGTTGAtcaaatagtaattttatttatccgTATCATTTGAATGACGTCAAATAATTGTGCTTGatgaaaactgttttaaatttaatgctgTTATcgcaattttaaaatcatttgtaCGATTATTTTCATCGCCATTTTCCTTTACTTTGGAAGAGAAATTCGTCAAACCGACATTTACTTTAGAAGAGGAGTCAGTTAAATCAACATGTCCTCTTTTGTTATGCGTAACGCTATCAAgccatacaaaattaaaaaaattgtactgtAAACAAAAACACGCGTGAAGAACAATTTTTGGAGCAGATAGAACTGTACCTTGTGAGCCTCTTCTGCGCAGAGGCTGCCTTTGAACTTTGGAGACCCTGGGCAAGATCAAAATGTGAGGCCccctgaaataaaataaaaaaatttaattatttttattaaattattattatagtcaTGACTTCATTGAAACTTGACTTTACGAGctttaatattagtaaatgtTTCAAATAATGCACTAATATCTATGTTCTTTAACTCGTCAACTTCTATTGATATCTCAGCTAAGCCTGTAAGTCTGCACAGTGACATATTTGACCTTAAGTAGgttttagttaatttaagttttaagaaaCTTCTTTCTGCGGAAGCAACAGTGAGTGACAATGTCAATAAAATTCGCAATGCTATAACTAAATTTGGAAAAGATTGTTTGTAgtgattttctaaaataaacttGATCAGTGCCTTAGGGAGCAATTTTCCTGGAACCATACTGAATATTGTTTTGATTTCATCAAATAATTGATTTGAAATCACATCTGAAGGTCCATCTTCAGTTAAGGCAACCTCTAAATCCTTGCTATGTTTCTTAAGTACTTCAGTATTTTGGGTGACTTCtggaattttatataagaatCCAAAAAGCTCAGAAAGTTCTTTCAGTTGATTAAATCGACTTGTTAAAGATGATAGCACTTGATCTACCAGTACATTGAAAACTTCCACCACATACTGGGTTTCTAGATTTAAAATTGGTTCATTTGCAGATTCATAggaaaaaagagtttttttcatTCGGGGACGAACTGTGTTTTCAGCTTCAAACTGAGGACTTACTTCTAATTCTTCTGCAATTACCATAGCAAAAAGTTTGGCATCCTTAATTCCTCTATCACGAAAGTCATTAAAATACTTGAGTAGTTGGTCAATTTCGGTTTGTGCTGTTGATGATTATAGTCTGGAGACTGCATTTTTTTGCTGACcaaatttacttgaaataaTATGTCATACCATCAAGCTTACCATGAATGTAAATTTGGACATTTGCTTGGCAAGATTATTTGCCTGAAATTTGGTAGATGTATCATACTCTAAACTGTTAGCAATTTCAACTATAGCATCATAAActttgaatatttatattttaatgtcttTAAGCTTTCCACTCGAGACTCAGACAGTGGCTTTAAAGTCAAAGTTTGcactgattttattaaaatggccCATTTGATATTAGAACCtgagaaaaagttataaacttcTTCTACCAAACCAAAAAATGACACTGCTTTTGAAGAAGATTTTGCAGCATCACATACCATCAAATTCAAACTGTGGGCACTACATAGCACAAAAAACGCTCTAGAGTTAATGTCTCTTATTCTTTTTTGCACTCCAGAATGAATCCCTTTCATGTTTGTTTCATTATCATATGATTGATCTCGACAATTTAATATATCTAGATCTGCTTCCGTCAAATGTTTCAGGAAAGTTTCTGTTAAAACTTCACCAGTTGTCCTATTTACAtcaacaaatcaaataaaatgcTCTTCAACTGCAAATAATTTGCAGTTGTAAAATCTAAGAACTAGGGTTAATTGTTCTTGGTGAGTTACGTCTGTAGTGCAATCCataattattgaataatattttgcatTCTGACAATTTAAGATTATAGATATCTTAACCTCTGAACCCAAAAGTTGAATAATTtggttttgaatgtttttgccAAGATAGTGATCACTTACTTCGTGTGACTTAATTTTTCTTAGATGCTCTTGAAGTATTGGATCAAACTCTGAAATCATTTCAATCAAGCCCAAAAAATTTCCATCGCCTTTAGAAAGTAATTTATCAGTGTGTCCTTGGAATGCTAAATTGTGAGAGGCAAGAAATTTTATAACTGAAATTATTCTCTTCAAAATGTTTTGCCAATACTCCCcttctaatttgattttttttttaagttgcatTCATTGACAGTCTCATTTTTCTTCATTCTTGCAGCCAAATCCATCCACTTTATAAAGCATTCCTTGTGGTTTACGGACTTTTCATGGTCCTTGAGATCTGATGTTATATGTTTCCAATCAGAATATCCATTTTCAGTTAATTTTGGGCTCTTTTTTCCGatagaaaatattttgcaagGAAAACAAAATATGCTGTTTGAATGCTTGGAATAAACTAACCATTTTCTTTCATAGGTTTCCCTATTTGGAAAATTCCCTTTATAATACATCACAGAGAATTTTCATCCATGGTCatcttttggaaaatcttcctTCTTCAGTTTTTTAGTACCTTGTGGAACCAGAATTTCtctaaatgaatttattaagattttggGCCGAAGAGCAGGGTCCTCAATTCTGAAATGCAAAAATTAAGGAAATTAGAATTGGATCTTTCATaagagaagaaagatttatacaGTAGAGTCTAATACGGGACCAAGGGGTGTCGGATAAGAGAAAAAATTGTCGGATAACAAGGATAtggagaatgaaaaaaaaaaaatttatatgcattAGTAGGTTACAGTTCTTAATGTGATTGTgcgtatttatattatttaaaaacaaagcaaaaatatgaaaaatatcaataGAAACAATGAAAAGGAAAggtaaattaacaaataaaataaaaaaaaagtggaaaaaaaaaattcgtttcgGATAACCGGATAACCGAGTGACGGATAACAGGGACTGTACTGTTttcatacaaaaataatttcctACTTACTGTGATGTTGATGGAAacgtaatatttttttcaacaaaatttttttttggaacataGAGGGGCTGTTGATCATCTTTGAGTTAAGGGCCATAAATCCCATTATCATCTTCTTCAAGCTGTATTGGACCTGGATCGTCTTCTCCATGATAATGAGGTAGTGTATCAGGATCTTCTTCAAGCTGTATTGGACCTGTATCATCTTCTCCATGATCATGAGGTAGGGTATCTGGATCATCTTCAAGCGCAGGAAGATTGTCAAGATCATCTTGAGGTTGTAGATCTACAAGATGAGGGGTATCATCAGGATGAGGACAATGTGCAACTTTAGAAGTTATCTCTTGAGTATTCTCATCACTCAGTGGCTTAAGGTGACACAAAATTGAATTCTTCTGAGTGGCGAGGTAGTTTTCTTCCTGgagttttctttttctcttaTTATGACCAGATTCAAACTTTCTCCCAGTCATAATTACTGTCTGATGAGTTTTAATGTAGCAAGCAATTTCCTTCTGCGCCAACAAGGATGGAGAAACAAAACAGAACTGACtgaatgaaagtaaaaaagCCAAAGTACTTTCGAAAAACGAGTATATCCATAGTTATAGTATATTTATTCCGGTTGGTATGCTTTTCTCATTCAAATTGTTCAAATGTTCAAAGTTCGCAAATCCAAAGAAAAAGATTTGACAGACatgtaaaaatagtaatatttttattaaaaaatatatatttaaattttaaaattatgaggCCCTAAAAATCCTGAGGCCCCGGCATAATCCGGAAtagccccccccccctcccccaaaAGGCAGCCTCTGCTTCTGCGTATACTTGGAGCATTAAATGTACATAAAATCAACTTACACcaagttttaattttcatgtataaaacaaatacaggattatctccaaaaatatttcaatcctattttaacaaaatagttcataaatatccaacaaagttttcaaataacaactttgttgtccaaaaatataattcaaaactaaCTTCATATTCAGTTCTTTATTGTGGACCTTACATGTGGAAAATGTTTCCCAAGATtgtaaatacacataaaactaatatagagcagtttaaaaatgaatcaaaacagGCATTCTTACTTATGGGTTTTAGTATAtccgattttaaatgtttttttttttaaaataattaatacaaaaattatgagTGTATCAACATCTTTTTCTCATTACCTCGTTTGCTAATTTATTTACGTTATTACTATGAAGCatactaatttatttactttttatttttaaatcttagtttaaattattatgttttaagcAAACGataatatcttatttattttttcttattcgCTTGATCTTACTCTTTCcttaaattttgattctttaaagttttctttacaTGACGacgtttaattttaaatgcttGAGAAGCatgataaattttgcagatATTGCAAattcttattagttatatttgatagaaaaacaaatcaaagagtttttgttttgtaatttttcttttgtaagcTATATTTCATagctttttttcataaatatacataataaatacaGATTTAGATTACGTCAGATTTACgtcaacttttttcaaaaagaatttggGTGAGTATCTAAATgatcaaaaagcaaaaaacaattCTACTAAATCTCACTTTAGACCAAAAAACAATTCTACTTTAGAGCAGTAATAGACCGTAAGGTGGCATTTGAAATCAATTTGTTCCGAAAATTgtgaaaatatgttaaaaaaaaagttacaaaataagttattcttaaaaaaagtttgaaaaaatataagtCGGCAATCACTAAAAGTTAAAGCTTCATATTTGGTAAAAcgttttatttacttaaaatcaAGAGGCTGTACCAAAatgataaacaataaaaaaaaaaaggagtatttaaaaaaaaagttcttcaatagtaaaaaaaacataataaatacaaaattactgGGAAATAAAAGAATACAAACATTGACAACATTGTAACAAAGGACAAACACCATAAAATGtcaatttataatattgaactttaaaaaaaaaattaacaaataccCCAAAGAGTCATGGGAAGGAACTATTAATACACAGCTCTCAGACaaagtttggttttttttttttttttgagctcaGCATAAAAATGAGTCTATCTCTCAGCATTGGAATAAGACTCTCACAAAGGAGGAACAAAAGTCATAGGAAATAGTAATAAGAGTCTCATAAGGAATAAGAATATCAAAATCGGAATAAGAGTCGATCTAAGAGGCATTCTCCGCACAAAATCCAGCTTTCGAGATTTGAGGATTAGAGCTCCTAACAGTAAAGGCTTAgcgtttctttatttttttataacctcAGTATTAGTAAATGTTGACCTATAAACTCGTCATATAACggtttttcaaaaatcattGATGGCATTTGACATGGTTGGTATTCAGTTGCAAGACTCTAAAAAAGGTGGTAATTTGAAATTCGGTTACCCCACAGAACAAACCCGTGGGGTTTTTCTCAATAGTGATATTGAGAAAAACCCCACGGGTTTGTTCTCAATAGTGCGTTGGCTTGTGGGTTGGATTCCCCACAAATCTGTCATTAGGGTcccaaaatctttaaaaagtttccattagttattattacaaaaaaaaaaaaagctccttAAATTTGCAAATGGACCCATTAAATTTGCTTCCCCCTCCTCATCCATTTCCATTTGCTATggtcataaaaaataatcaaagtcTTCGTAAAAGAAACATCAAGTGGCTACATTCTATGAGCTCAATGAAGCGGCATGCAAAGTAAAATGAAACCGTCTCCTTTTGCAATATTAATAAGCTCAACTTTTTCGTATGGCCATGACCATGGCCACACGAAATGATTTTTCGCATGACCATTAAGAATAAGGAGAGCTAGTCAATTTTTCTTTCTACAAAATACATAAACCacctagtttaaaaaaatgaaaaactcgGGGCAAAATGGGGCAGAACCTCATTTTCCCCGCCTGAAATTACTCGATTTTACCCTATAGTAGTTTGGcacaaaaaaatgcataatgATAGAAATAGtgttgatttaattaaaatagttttagttaaaataaataggCTCTATTTGTTAACAACAAGATATTGTTTAGATACAGTTAAAGCTTTTGTTCGaagttttgattattattattagatgaaagaggtaaaaaagtttgtatttacCTTAAAGCAATAAT
This window harbors:
- the LOC136078581 gene encoding uncharacterized protein LOC136078581, whose translation is MVIAEELEVSPQFEAENTVRPRMKKTLFSYESANEPILNLETQYVVEVFNVLVDQVLSSLTSRFNQLKELSELFGFLYKIPEVTQNTEVLKKHSKDLEVALTEDGPSDVISNQLFDEIKTIFSMVPGKLLPKALIKFILENHYKQSFPNLVIALRILLTLSLTVASAERSFLKLKLTKTYLRSNMSLCRLTGLAEISIEVDELKNIDISALFETFTNIKARKVKFQ